One window of Strigops habroptila isolate Jane chromosome Z, bStrHab1.2.pri, whole genome shotgun sequence genomic DNA carries:
- the CIAPIN1 gene encoding anamorsin — translation MGEYGVTPGQRVAIIWDSSSPVEALKELVDKIQALVGADNRVSVENVNQLSQSAHKESSFDVIFSGMVPGSTAQHSVEVLAEIARILKPGGCVLLKELVVTESGNNSRIKTAAKLLTALTLSGLVEVKELQKEALTPEEAQSVQEHLGYQGNDLLIVQIEGKKPNFEVGSSSHLKLSFAKKPGASGKPSVDPATAKLWTLSASDMNDEEMDLLDSDELLDSEDLKKPDPSSLRAPSCKEMGKKKACKNCTCGLAEELEQEKKSSQPKSACGNCYLGDAFRCASCPYLGMPAFKPGEKILLKENQLHDA, via the exons ATGGGGGAATATGGAGTCACACCAGGCCAGCGCGTGGCCATCATCTGGGACAGCTCTTCACCCGTGGAAGCCCTTAAGGAGTTGGTGGATAAAATTCAGGCATTGGTGGGAGCTGATAATCGTGTCTCTGTGGAGAACGTCAACCAGCTGTCTCAGT ctgctcACAAGGAGTCCAGTTTTGATGTGATTTTCTCTGGCATGGTACCAGGCAGTACAGCTCAGCACAGTGTGGAGGTGCTGGCAGAAATAGCTCGGATACTGAAGCCAGGGGGCTGTGTCCTCCTGAAAGAACTGGTGGTTACGGAGTCAG GAAACAACAGCAGAATCAAGACAGCAGCCAAACTCCTCACAGCTCTGACTCTCTCTGGGTTGGTGGAAGTGAAGGAG CTGCAAAAGGAAGCATTGACCCCAGAGGAGGCTCAGTCAGTCCAAGAGCATTTGGGTTACCAAGGCAATGATCTTCTCATTGTTCAGATAGAAGGCAAGAAGCCCAATTTTGAAGTGGGATCCTCAAGTCACCTCAAACTTTCCTTTGCCAAGAAACCTGGTGCTTCAG GAAAACCCTCTGTGGACCCAGCCACTGCCAAGCTGTGGACGCTCTCTGCCAGCGATATGAATGATGAAGAGATG GATCTTTTGGACTCTGATGAGCTGTTGGATTCAGAGGATTTGAAAAAGCCAGATCCATCGTCCCTCAGAGCTCCGTCCTGCAAAGAAATGGGCAAGAAGAAAGCCTGCAAGAACTG cACGTGTGGCTTAGCTGAAGAActggaacaggagaaaaagagctCACAGCCCAAATCTGCCTGTGGAAAT TGCTACCTGGGGGATGCGTTCCGCTGTGCCAGCTGCCCTTACCTGgggatgccagccttcaagcCTGGGGAGAAGATCCTCCTGAAAGAGAACCAGCTGCATGATGCCTAA